In one window of Enterobacteriaceae endosymbiont of Plateumaris pusilla DNA:
- the glnS gene encoding glutamine--tRNA ligase: MYKKNNTYKNNFIYQIINNDLKNKKYNLIYTRFPPEPNGYLHIGHIKSIFLNFKIAKDFNGKCNLRIDDTNPVKENIEYIKSIKRDLIWLGFKWSDNIKYSSDYFCQLYEYALELINKGLAYVDELNIEEIRHFRGTLLIPGKNSPYRNRSIQENLKLFEKMKSGEFSEGSVSLRAKINMQSKIILLRDPVLYRIKFVKHHQTGNKWCIYPMYDFAHCIADAIEGITHSLCTLEFQDNRLLYNWILKNISINHYPKQYEFSRLNIEYSVLSKRKMNLLVNNKIVNGWDDPRMLTISGLRRRGYSASSLKEFCSRIGVTKQNNMIEMVSLESCIRNELNKNAHRIMAVLKPLKIIITNFPITKEKIKIIAPNHPNDNTMGFRDIFFTKEIYINKLDFIENNINNSKKLSLGKEIRLRYAFVIKAEKILKNNKGKIICIYCTYDPNTLGKKVSKNRNVKGVIHWLSISYSIPAIFRIYNNLFIKKNIDNINNIDNIFSFLNNKSLLIYNGFIEKNVLDKKNKSFQFEREGYFCLDKKDSNKQMLFFNQITSLKTNFK; the protein is encoded by the coding sequence ATGTATAAAAAAAATAATACTTATAAAAATAATTTTATTTATCAAATTATTAATAATGATTTAAAAAATAAAAAATATAATTTAATATATACAAGATTTCCACCTGAACCTAATGGTTATTTACATATTGGACATATTAAATCTATATTTCTTAATTTTAAAATTGCAAAAGATTTTAATGGTAAATGTAATTTAAGAATTGATGATACTAATCCTGTTAAAGAAAATATTGAATATATAAAATCTATAAAAAGAGATTTAATTTGGTTAGGTTTTAAATGGTCAGATAATATTAAATATTCATCAGATTATTTTTGTCAATTATATGAATATGCTTTAGAATTAATTAATAAAGGTTTAGCATATGTTGATGAATTAAATATAGAAGAAATTCGTCATTTTAGAGGAACTTTATTAATTCCTGGTAAAAATAGTCCATATAGAAATCGTAGTATACAAGAAAATTTAAAATTATTTGAAAAAATGAAATCAGGTGAATTTTCTGAAGGAAGTGTATCTTTAAGAGCTAAAATAAATATGCAATCTAAAATTATTCTTTTACGAGATCCTGTTTTATATAGAATTAAGTTTGTAAAACATCATCAAACAGGAAATAAATGGTGTATATATCCTATGTATGATTTTGCTCATTGTATTGCAGATGCTATTGAAGGAATTACACATTCTTTATGTACATTAGAATTTCAAGATAATAGATTATTATATAATTGGATACTTAAAAATATAAGTATAAATCATTATCCAAAACAATATGAATTTTCTAGGTTAAATATTGAGTATTCTGTATTATCTAAAAGAAAAATGAATTTATTAGTTAATAATAAAATCGTAAATGGATGGGATGATCCTAGAATGTTAACAATTTCAGGATTACGAAGAAGAGGTTATTCTGCATCATCTTTAAAAGAATTTTGTTCTCGTATAGGTGTTACAAAACAAAATAATATGATAGAGATGGTATCTCTTGAATCATGTATTAGAAATGAATTAAATAAAAATGCTCATAGGATAATGGCTGTATTAAAACCTTTAAAAATAATTATTACAAATTTCCCTATTACAAAAGAAAAAATTAAAATTATTGCTCCTAATCATCCTAATGATAATACTATGGGATTTAGAGATATTTTTTTTACTAAAGAAATATATATAAATAAATTAGATTTTATTGAAAATAATATAAATAATAGTAAAAAACTTTCTTTAGGAAAAGAAATACGTTTAAGATATGCTTTTGTAATTAAAGCAGAAAAAATTTTAAAAAATAATAAAGGAAAAATTATTTGTATATATTGTACTTATGATCCTAATACATTAGGTAAAAAAGTAAGTAAAAATAGAAATGTAAAAGGAGTTATTCATTGGTTATCAATTTCTTATTCTATTCCTGCTATTTTTCGTATATATAATAATTTATTTATAAAAAAAAATATTGATAATATCAATAATATCGATAATATCTTTTCTTTTTTAAATAACAAATCATTATTAATATATAATGGTTTTATTGAAAAAAATGTTTTAGATAAAAAAAATAAATCTTTTCAGTTTGAAAGAGAAGGTTATTTTTGTTTAGATAAAAAAGATTCTAATAAACAAATGTTGTTTTTTAATCAAATAACATCATTAAAAACAAATTTTAAATAA
- the fldA gene encoding flavodoxin FldA, with protein MSKIGIFFGSDTGNTENVALNIRKELGTNITNIFDISKSSKQDIENFPILLFGISTWYYGEAQCDWEDFFPILKKINFKNKIVALFGCGDQEDYGDYFCDAISLIYKIVKKNKATIIGYWPTLGYNFTCTKSLKNKDYFLGLTIDEDRQSHLTSLRIKKWVKQISKEI; from the coding sequence ATGTCTAAAATAGGTATTTTTTTTGGTAGTGATACAGGAAATACAGAAAATGTTGCATTGAATATTAGAAAAGAATTAGGTACTAACATTACTAATATTTTTGATATTTCTAAAAGTAGTAAACAAGATATTGAAAATTTTCCAATATTATTATTTGGTATATCTACTTGGTATTATGGTGAAGCTCAATGTGATTGGGAAGATTTTTTTCCTATCTTAAAAAAAATTAATTTTAAAAATAAAATTGTAGCTTTATTTGGATGTGGAGATCAAGAAGATTATGGAGATTATTTTTGTGATGCAATTAGTTTAATTTATAAAATTGTTAAAAAAAATAAAGCTACAATAATAGGATATTGGCCTACTTTAGGATATAATTTTACGTGCACTAAAAGTTTAAAAAATAAAGATTATTTTTTAGGATTAACTATAGATGAAGATAGACAATCTCATTTAACTTCTTTACGTATTAAAAAATGGGTTAAACAAATATCTAAAGAAATTTAA
- a CDS encoding alpha/beta fold hydrolase produces the protein MILNYSIIPIKNFYQKNNITIITIHGLFGNTYSLHYIAKILNQKLQCKIIEINVRNHGLSPKNNIMNYTIMAQDILDTLNYISIKNNIIIIGHSMGGKIAMTLTKFIPNFIKKIIILDIAPVNYFYNNKNIFFILKKINKLKIMTKKKAFEIMSFYITKKYIIKYFLNSFFNGKWQFNLPILNNEYNKILSWETIPTWSGESLFLKGEKSSYINIFHYKDLFNQFPLARIYNIPAGHFLHIEETNIVINQIFNFCLK, from the coding sequence ATGATTTTAAATTACTCTATTATTCCTATAAAAAATTTTTATCAAAAAAATAATATAACAATTATTACAATTCATGGTTTATTTGGTAATACATATAGTTTACATTATATTGCAAAAATCTTAAATCAAAAATTACAATGTAAAATTATTGAAATTAATGTAAGAAATCATGGTTTATCTCCAAAAAATAATATTATGAACTATACAATTATGGCTCAAGATATATTAGATACACTAAATTATATTAGTATTAAAAATAATATTATTATTATAGGACATTCTATGGGTGGAAAAATTGCTATGACTTTAACTAAATTTATTCCTAATTTTATAAAAAAAATTATTATTCTTGATATAGCTCCTGTTAATTATTTTTATAATAATAAAAATATTTTTTTTATATTAAAAAAAATAAATAAATTAAAAATAATGACTAAAAAAAAGGCTTTTGAAATAATGAGTTTTTATATAACAAAAAAATATATAATAAAATATTTTTTAAATTCATTTTTTAATGGTAAATGGCAGTTTAATTTACCTATATTAAATAATGAATATAATAAAATATTATCGTGGGAAACTATACCTACATGGTCAGGAGAATCATTATTTTTAAAAGGAGAAAAATCTTCTTATATTAATATTTTTCACTATAAAGATTTATTTAATCAATTTCCATTAGCAAGAATATATAATATTCCTGCAGGTCATTTTTTACATATTGAAGAAACTAATATAGTTATAAATCAAATATTTAATTTTTGTTTAAAATAA
- the pgi gene encoding glucose-6-phosphate isomerase yields MKNINPTKTISWKILTEHFQDMKKITLIDLFNEDKERFSKFSINFENEILFDFSKNIINEKTINNLINLAKEIDYNHAINSMFYGKDINITEKRPVLHTALRNQYSTSTFLNNENIYNNIIINLKKIKKISDDVISGQWKGYKNNIIKDIINIGIGGSNLGPLMVTEALKPYKNHLNLHFISNIDSTQLVDVLKKIKPENSLFIISSKTFTTQETISNAKSIKEWFIENTSYIDFNNNISKHFIAITNNINSAQKFGINKDNILPLSDWIGGRFSLWSSIGLPISLSIGFNNFKKLLKGANKIDNHFFYNPIRYNIPIIMSLISIWYNNFWKSETEVVIPYDHYMRYFPKYLQQLNMESNGKSIDRNGEIINYQTSPIIWGDVGTNSQHSFFQMLHQGTKLIPCDFIAPVISHNYLNNHHNKLISNYIAQTKVLAFGNQDDNNIKNNIYKLCIGNHPSNSIFLREITPYNLGSLIALYEHKIFMQGVILNIFSFDQWGVELGKKMANILISDLNNSTKSTNYDESTNGLINFYKLFNTLK; encoded by the coding sequence ATGAAAAATATAAATCCTACAAAAACTATTTCTTGGAAAATATTAACAGAACATTTTCAAGATATGAAAAAAATAACATTAATTGATTTATTTAATGAAGATAAAGAGAGATTTTCTAAATTTTCTATTAATTTTGAAAATGAAATTCTTTTTGATTTTTCAAAAAATATAATTAATGAAAAAACAATTAATAATTTAATTAATTTAGCTAAAGAAATTGATTATAATCATGCTATTAATTCTATGTTTTATGGCAAAGATATTAATATAACAGAAAAAAGACCAGTTTTACATACTGCATTACGTAATCAATATAGTACAAGTACTTTTTTAAATAACGAAAATATATATAATAATATTATTATTAATTTAAAAAAAATTAAAAAAATTTCGGATGATGTAATTTCAGGACAATGGAAAGGATATAAAAATAATATAATTAAAGATATTATAAATATAGGAATTGGAGGTTCTAATTTAGGTCCATTAATGGTTACAGAAGCATTAAAACCTTATAAAAATCATTTAAATTTACATTTTATATCGAATATTGATAGTACTCAATTAGTAGATGTTTTGAAAAAAATTAAACCTGAAAATAGTTTATTTATTATTTCTTCTAAAACTTTTACAACTCAAGAAACTATTTCTAATGCAAAAAGTATAAAAGAATGGTTCATAGAAAATACCTCTTATATAGATTTTAATAATAATATATCAAAACATTTTATTGCTATAACTAATAATATTAATTCTGCTCAAAAATTTGGAATAAATAAAGATAATATTTTACCATTGTCAGATTGGATAGGAGGTCGTTTTTCTTTATGGTCATCTATAGGTTTACCAATATCATTATCTATTGGTTTTAATAATTTTAAAAAATTATTAAAAGGTGCTAATAAAATAGATAACCATTTTTTTTATAATCCTATTAGATATAATATACCTATTATTATGTCTTTAATAAGTATTTGGTATAATAATTTTTGGAAATCAGAAACAGAAGTAGTTATACCTTATGATCATTATATGAGATATTTTCCAAAATATTTACAACAATTAAATATGGAATCTAATGGTAAATCTATAGATAGAAATGGTGAAATTATAAATTATCAAACTAGTCCTATTATATGGGGTGATGTAGGAACTAATAGTCAACATTCATTTTTTCAAATGTTACATCAAGGAACAAAACTTATTCCATGTGATTTTATTGCTCCAGTAATTAGTCATAATTATTTAAATAATCATCATAATAAATTAATATCTAATTATATAGCCCAGACAAAAGTATTAGCATTTGGAAATCAAGATGATAATAATATTAAAAATAATATATATAAATTATGTATAGGTAATCATCCAAGTAATTCAATTTTTTTAAGAGAAATAACACCCTATAATTTAGGATCATTAATCGCTTTATATGAACATAAAATTTTTATGCAAGGTGTAATCTTAAATATTTTTTCTTTTGATCAATGGGGTGTTGAATTAGGTAAAAAAATGGCTAATATTTTAATATCAGATTTAAATAATTCTACAAAATCAACTAATTATGATGAATCAACTAACGGACTAATAAATTTTTATAAATTATTTAATACATTAAAATAA
- a CDS encoding DEAD/DEAH box helicase, translating into MTNVEITFAKLGLNNYLLKALNKIGYIKPSPIQKECIPPLLLKKDVLGIAQTGSGKTAAFSLPLLQNINISNKNTQILILTPTRELAMQVSKAISLFSKFMIGVNVLVLYGGQSYSIQFKGLRLGPQIIVATPGRLLDHIKRGTVNLLNLKSLVLDEADEMLRMGFIEDVEHIISIIPKGYQIALFSATMPIQIKNITKRFMNNPHEVRIASNINTIPNINQSYWTSFGRKVDALKKFLEAEEFDAVLIFVRTKHATNEISEILKQSGYNSAALNGDMNQNVREQTLERFKNGSLDILIATDIAARGLDVERISLVINYDIPIDVESYVHRIGRTGRAGRTGKALMFVENREKRFLRNIERKIKLHIPEVFLPNSKLLTEKRLIKFSIKINKELKSKDLEKYKVILNKLQYQNNLDSELLSIALLKIAQGHKPLILPPDPIFIPKKTFYKKSRFIKLNSKLKNKNINNYYKKNYKNKDMELYSINIGKKDGVEIRHIVGAIINEGEINSHYIGNIKLFPLYSTIELSKIIKKNILKNFKKIRILNKIINIKSFNS; encoded by the coding sequence ATGACTAATGTTGAAATTACTTTTGCTAAACTTGGTTTAAATAATTATCTTTTAAAAGCATTAAATAAAATTGGATATATTAAACCATCTCCTATACAAAAAGAATGTATTCCTCCTTTATTACTTAAAAAAGATGTATTAGGAATAGCACAAACTGGAAGTGGTAAAACAGCAGCATTTTCTTTACCATTATTACAAAATATTAATATATCTAATAAAAATACTCAAATTTTAATTTTAACTCCTACTAGAGAGTTAGCAATGCAAGTATCAAAAGCAATATCTTTGTTTAGTAAATTTATGATTGGTGTAAATGTATTAGTATTATATGGAGGACAATCATATAGTATTCAATTTAAAGGATTAAGATTAGGTCCTCAAATAATTGTTGCTACTCCTGGACGTTTATTAGATCATATAAAAAGAGGTACTGTTAATTTATTAAACTTAAAAAGTTTAGTTTTAGATGAAGCAGACGAAATGTTAAGAATGGGTTTTATTGAAGATGTTGAACATATTATATCTATAATACCTAAAGGTTATCAAATTGCATTATTTTCTGCTACTATGCCAATACAAATTAAAAATATTACAAAAAGATTCATGAATAATCCTCATGAAGTTAGAATTGCATCAAATATTAATACAATACCAAATATTAACCAAAGTTATTGGACTTCTTTTGGAAGAAAAGTAGATGCTCTTAAAAAATTTCTTGAAGCTGAAGAATTTGATGCAGTATTAATTTTTGTACGTACTAAACATGCAACTAATGAAATTTCTGAAATATTAAAACAATCTGGTTATAATAGTGCAGCTTTAAATGGAGATATGAATCAAAATGTTAGAGAACAAACTTTAGAAAGATTTAAAAATGGTAGTTTAGATATTTTAATTGCTACTGATATTGCTGCTAGAGGATTAGATGTTGAAAGAATATCATTAGTTATAAATTATGATATTCCAATAGATGTAGAATCTTATGTACATCGTATAGGAAGAACAGGACGTGCTGGAAGAACCGGTAAAGCCTTAATGTTTGTAGAAAATAGAGAAAAAAGATTTTTAAGAAATATTGAAAGAAAAATAAAATTACATATTCCAGAAGTATTTTTACCTAATTCAAAATTATTAACAGAAAAAAGATTAATAAAATTTTCAATTAAAATAAATAAGGAATTAAAATCTAAAGATTTAGAAAAATATAAAGTAATTTTAAATAAATTGCAATATCAAAATAATTTAGATTCAGAATTATTATCAATAGCTTTATTAAAAATAGCTCAAGGTCATAAACCTTTAATTTTACCTCCTGATCCTATTTTTATACCTAAAAAAACATTTTATAAAAAATCAAGATTTATTAAGTTAAATAGTAAATTAAAAAATAAAAATATAAATAATTACTATAAAAAAAATTATAAAAATAAAGATATGGAATTATATAGTATTAATATTGGTAAAAAAGATGGTGTTGAAATTCGTCATATTGTTGGCGCTATAATTAATGAAGGAGAAATTAATAGTCATTATATTGGTAATATAAAATTATTTCCTTTATATTCTACTATTGAATTATCTAAAATAATAAAGAAAAATATTTTAAAAAATTTTAAAAAAATAAGAATTTTAAATAAAATAATAAATATTAAATCATTTAATAGTTAA
- the pnp gene encoding polyribonucleotide nucleotidyltransferase, producing MLNPIISRFQYGNNIVTIETGIIAKQATSAVMVSIDDTAVFVTLMVDKYLKPDQTFFPLSVNYQERSYAAGRIPGNFFRREGRQSEGEILISRLIDRSIRPLFTKGFLNEIQITATVMSVNTSINPDIVAIIGTSTVLNLSGIPFNGPIGSARVGYIDNQYILNPTTEDMKKSQLDLVVTGTKNEVLMIEAQANSLNEDQILNAIIFGHNKQQILIDNIQKFTDKFEKNNFEWQYIKLNEEVKKRIIFLSKNSLNDAYNIKEKINRINEINSIKLHINTLIQQEYNDISNNQINEIFYELEKNIVRKKLFNDNLRIDGRDYDMIRNLDVRTGILPRTHGSALFTRGETQSLVTATLGTTRDAQILDDLLGDRTNNFIFHYNFPSYAVGEIGILGSPKRREIGHGNLAKKAIIPVMPSIEDFPYTIRIVSEITESNGSSSMASVCGASLAMMDAGIPIKNAVAGISMGLIKNKNNFIILSDILGDEDHLGDMDFKVAGTNIGITALQMDIKITGITYEIIKLSLIKAKSARLHILEVMKQVIPIPKKNISEFAPRIHILKINPDKIKDMIGKGGSVIRALTEETDTIIEIEDTGIIKIAAKNNSQIKFAIRRIKEITADIEIGKIYNGKVVRIVDFGAFIAIGNGKEGLVHISQITNKHVNKVSDYLKLLQKVLVKVMEIDRQGRIRLSIKAAIK from the coding sequence TTGTTAAATCCAATTATTAGTAGATTTCAATATGGTAATAATATTGTAACTATTGAAACAGGAATTATAGCGAAACAAGCTACATCAGCAGTTATGGTAAGTATCGATGATACAGCTGTATTTGTTACTTTAATGGTAGATAAATATTTAAAACCAGATCAAACTTTTTTTCCATTATCAGTAAATTATCAAGAAAGGTCCTATGCAGCAGGACGTATTCCAGGTAATTTTTTTCGTAGAGAAGGAAGACAAAGTGAAGGAGAAATATTAATTTCTCGTTTAATTGATCGTTCAATAAGACCTTTATTTACAAAAGGTTTTTTAAATGAAATTCAAATTACTGCAACAGTAATGTCTGTAAATACATCTATTAATCCTGATATAGTAGCTATTATTGGTACATCAACTGTTTTAAATTTGTCTGGTATTCCATTTAATGGTCCTATTGGTAGTGCAAGAGTTGGATATATTGATAATCAATATATTTTAAATCCTACTACAGAAGATATGAAAAAAAGTCAATTAGATTTAGTTGTTACTGGAACTAAAAATGAAGTTTTGATGATTGAAGCACAAGCTAATTCATTAAATGAAGATCAAATACTTAATGCAATAATATTTGGTCATAATAAACAACAAATTTTAATAGATAACATTCAAAAATTTACAGATAAATTTGAAAAAAATAATTTTGAATGGCAATATATTAAACTTAATGAAGAAGTAAAAAAACGAATCATTTTTCTTTCTAAAAATTCTTTAAATGACGCTTATAATATTAAAGAAAAAATTAATAGAATTAATGAAATTAATTCTATTAAATTACATATTAATACATTAATACAACAAGAATATAATGATATTTCTAATAATCAAATTAATGAAATTTTTTATGAATTAGAAAAAAATATTGTTAGAAAAAAATTATTTAATGATAATTTACGTATTGATGGAAGAGATTATGATATGATTCGTAATTTAGATGTACGTACAGGAATATTACCTCGTACACATGGTTCTGCTTTATTTACAAGAGGTGAAACACAATCTTTAGTTACTGCTACTTTAGGAACTACAAGAGACGCACAAATTTTAGATGATTTATTAGGAGATAGAACAAATAATTTTATTTTTCATTATAATTTTCCTTCATATGCTGTAGGTGAAATTGGTATTTTAGGATCTCCTAAAAGACGTGAAATTGGTCATGGAAATTTAGCTAAAAAAGCAATAATTCCAGTTATGCCTAGTATAGAAGATTTTCCTTATACAATAAGAATTGTATCAGAAATAACAGAATCTAATGGATCTTCTTCTATGGCATCAGTATGTGGTGCTTCTTTAGCAATGATGGATGCAGGAATTCCTATAAAAAATGCTGTAGCTGGTATATCTATGGGATTAATTAAAAATAAAAATAATTTTATAATATTATCTGATATATTAGGTGATGAAGATCATTTAGGTGATATGGATTTTAAAGTTGCTGGAACAAATATAGGAATTACAGCATTACAAATGGATATTAAAATTACAGGTATTACTTATGAAATAATAAAGTTATCACTAATTAAAGCAAAATCAGCAAGATTACATATTTTAGAAGTTATGAAACAAGTTATTCCTATACCCAAAAAAAATATATCAGAATTTGCTCCTAGAATCCATATTTTAAAGATTAATCCAGATAAAATTAAGGATATGATAGGTAAAGGTGGTTCTGTAATTAGAGCTTTAACTGAAGAAACTGATACAATTATAGAAATTGAAGATACTGGAATTATAAAAATAGCTGCTAAAAATAATTCACAAATAAAATTTGCTATTCGTCGTATAAAAGAAATTACAGCTGATATAGAAATAGGAAAAATTTATAACGGAAAAGTTGTACGTATTGTAGATTTTGGTGCTTTTATTGCTATTGGTAATGGTAAAGAAGGATTAGTTCATATTTCACAAATTACTAATAAACATGTAAATAAAGTTAGTGATTATTTAAAATTACTACAAAAAGTTCTTGTAAAAGTGATGGAAATTGATAGACAAGGACGTATAAGATTAAGTATTAAAGCAGCCATAAAATAA
- the rpsO gene encoding 30S ribosomal protein S15, translated as MYFNKENKIKIIQKHRIHNTDKGSTKIQIALLTFKINHLQKHFLIHKKDYHSRRGLLKMISHRRKLLNFLKKKNLINYNLLIENLGIRK; from the coding sequence ATGTATTTTAATAAAGAAAATAAAATAAAAATTATTCAAAAACATAGAATTCATAATACTGATAAAGGTTCAACAAAAATACAAATAGCTTTATTAACATTTAAAATTAACCATTTACAAAAACATTTTTTAATTCATAAAAAAGATTATCATAGTCGTCGTGGACTTTTAAAAATGATATCACATAGAAGAAAATTATTAAATTTTTTAAAAAAAAAGAATTTAATTAATTATAACTTATTAATTGAAAATTTAGGTATAAGAAAATAA
- the truB gene encoding tRNA pseudouridine(55) synthase TruB codes for MINKRHINGLLLLDKPIGYTSNKILQYIKFIYKAKKAGHTGTLDPLASGLLPICLGETTKFTSYLINSDKKYIVTARLGEKTNTADKDGILIKKNNINFSKETLDRILSLFRGKIKQIPTMYSAIKFKGIPLYKYARAGINLLLNEREVTIYKLQLVYFNNDKIKLKIHCSKGTYIRTIIDNLGDKLNCGAHVIKLRRIKISHLSILNKNIVTIEKLQNLINNYKNNLFNISFLDKLLLPTDYMLNFLPKLQFSMNLINDLKNGKKIKINNTINNTFRIYNKHIFIGVCKTDNKSYIIKYKLINQKN; via the coding sequence ATTATAAATAAACGACATATTAATGGTTTATTATTATTAGATAAACCTATCGGATATACATCAAATAAAATTCTTCAATATATTAAATTTATATATAAAGCTAAAAAAGCAGGACATACAGGAACTTTAGATCCATTAGCTAGTGGTTTACTTCCTATATGTTTAGGAGAAACAACTAAATTTACAAGTTACTTAATTAATTCAGATAAAAAATATATTGTTACAGCTCGTTTAGGTGAAAAAACAAATACTGCTGATAAAGATGGTATTCTTATAAAAAAAAATAATATAAATTTTTCTAAAGAAACATTAGATAGAATACTCTCTTTATTTAGAGGAAAAATAAAACAAATTCCAACTATGTACTCTGCAATAAAATTTAAAGGTATTCCTCTTTATAAATATGCTAGAGCAGGAATTAATTTATTATTAAATGAAAGAGAAGTAACAATTTATAAATTACAATTAGTTTATTTTAATAATGATAAAATTAAATTAAAAATACATTGTTCTAAAGGAACTTATATTCGTACTATTATTGATAATTTAGGAGATAAATTAAATTGTGGGGCACATGTAATAAAATTACGTAGAATTAAAATATCTCATTTATCTATTTTAAATAAAAATATTGTTACAATTGAAAAATTACAAAATTTAATAAATAATTATAAAAATAATTTATTTAATATTTCATTTTTAGATAAATTATTACTTCCTACAGATTATATGTTAAATTTTTTACCAAAATTACAATTTTCTATGAATTTAATTAATGATCTTAAAAATGGTAAAAAAATAAAAATAAATAATACTATTAATAATACTTTTCGTATTTATAATAAACATATTTTTATAGGAGTTTGTAAAACTGATAATAAAAGTTATATAATAAAATATAAATTAATAAATCAGAAAAATTAA
- the rbfA gene encoding 30S ribosome-binding factor RbfA, protein MVDYLYRQLKIANELKRQISNILQQNISDPRINKFITVTDLLILKDLSFAKIFIMLPYKEEISNNLKETIHYLNNTTGYIRYILKKRILLHNIPKLIFYPDFSLERGRYISNIIKNILKKNM, encoded by the coding sequence ATGGTAGATTATTTATATCGTCAGCTAAAAATTGCTAATGAACTAAAAAGACAAATATCAAATATTTTACAACAAAATATTTCTGATCCTCGTATAAATAAGTTTATAACAGTTACTGATTTATTAATTTTAAAAGATTTATCTTTTGCAAAGATATTTATAATGTTACCATATAAAGAAGAAATAAGTAATAATTTAAAAGAAACAATTCATTATTTAAATAATACTACAGGATATATTAGATATATTTTAAAAAAAAGAATATTATTACATAATATACCAAAATTAATATTTTATCCTGATTTTTCCTTAGAAAGAGGAAGGTATATTAGTAATATTATTAAAAATATTTTAAAAAAAAATATGTAA